AGATATCGGTATTATCGCAGGACAAAATGGTGAATGCCGCTGCACTGCGCAATTTCCTGCCGGAAGCACCGTCTGTAAACCGTTTACCGGTGCTGGCATCTGCAGGTGCAGGCCCGTCACAATCCGGCGACTTTGCCAACGAGCGGGAGATCCTGTACAAACTCTTTTTCGATATGAAGAAGGATGTAACGGAGCTCAAGAAGATGTTCTTCGAGATGCTGCAGAACCCGAACATTGCGCACTCCTCCTCCTTCCAGGACTCGCCCGTACTGCATGAATACACGCCGGTAGAGCCGCAGAAACAGTCGGCCGGACTTGGCGGCCCTCAGCCGATTTTGCTGCACGACGACAAGATCGATCATCACGAAGTGGTCGAAGAAACCCTGGCAATCGCAGATAAGGAGAAAGAGCTGATCATCAAGGCCCTGCGTAAGCATAAAAAGAAACGGAAAGACGCGGCGCTGGAACTGGGCATCTCCGAACGGACCTTGTATCGTAAATTGAAAGAATACAATATTAACGACTGATAAAAAGGAGTTGACAATTTAAATATTTTCATACTATATTTGAGCGACCTATGGCCAGGATATTTCAGTTAATTAGTGGCGTTTGCCTGATCGTGCTGCTCGGCGGCTGTAATGTTAAGTACTCGCTTAACGGCGCCAGTATCGACAATGAGGCTACCACCGTGAACGTTAGATTTATAGAGAACAGGGCTCCACAAAATAACCCGACACTCAGCCAAAGGATCACGGACAGGTTGCGTACCAAAATCCTGTCGCAAACGAGATTGAAACAAACGAACGAGTCAAATGCCAGTTATGAGTTCAAAGGTAATATCACCGGTTACTCTGTGTCCAATGCAGCGGTAACACAGGTAGATAAGCCTGCCACAGCGCGTTTGACTATCACCGTGAACATCACGTTCGTAAAACGGGTAGGTGATAAAAAAGGCTTTACCCAGTCGTTTTCCCGTTCGCAGGATTTTAACGCCAACCAGACCTTGCAGGAAGTGGAATCAAACTTGATTGAGAGCATTACACCCCAGTTGGTGGATGACATTTTCAACAGGGCATTTGCAAACTGGTAAGCATTATTTTCATACATTAGAACTATGACCGCAAACAGGATCATAAACCATATATTCCATCAACCGGACCTCCAACACGTAGATCAGGCAGAGCTTGAGCGGTTGGTGGCACAGTATCCCTATTTTGCTGCGGCACGACTCCTGCTTGCGCAAAAGAAATTTGCGGCCGAACATAACCTGGCAGATGATGCACTGAAAAACGCCCAGTTGTACAGTGGCACTCCTCACCATCTTCACCAGTTCCTGCGCGAGAATGATCCCGCTACCGCCAGTACGGCAGCACCGCGACCTGCAGCGATCCCGGTAGAAGAGCCGGAGCAGGTGCAGGAAGAGGCGTCGGTGGTACAACTCGCCCGCCAGTATTATGGACAGGAGGCAGTGACCAACTACATGCAATCCACGGAAGCTCCGGAGGAAACTCCTGCCGTGGAATATGCCGCCGAACATATCGAAGACGAACGTGCACAATACCAGGAAGCCTACTATGGCGCCACTCCTTCCCAGGAAAATAATCTAATTCTGACCGCGGACCCCGAGCCGTCTCCGGAGGCAATTACGCCGGCTGACGATGCAGCTGAAAACGCAGCCGCTGTATTAGGATCCGCAGAAGCCGTGGAAGTGGAAGCCATCGAGCAATTCAACACATTAGTAGAAGCGGAGGAGAACGCGGTAGCGATCGTGGAAGCTGCCGAGGCGATTGAAGTAGAAGCAATTGAGCAGTATAATACATTAGTAGAAGCTGAGGAGAACGCGGTAGCGATCGTTGAAGCCGCTGAGGCGATTGAAGTGGAAGCGATCGAGCAGTATAATACATTAGTAGAAGCTGAGGAGAATGCGGTAGCAATCGTGGAAGCTGCCGAAGCGATTGAAGTGGAAGCGAACGAGCAGTATAATACATTAGTAGAGGCTGAAGAGAATGCGTTAGCAATCGTTGAAGCCGCTGAGGCTATTGAAGTGGAAGCGATCGAGCAGTATAATACATTAGTAGAGGCTGAAGAGAATGCTGTGGCAATCGTGGAAGCTGCGGAGGCGATTGAAGTGGAAGCGATCGAGCAGTATAATACATTAGTAGAGGCTGAAGAGAATGCTGTGGCAATCGTGGAAGCTGCGGAGGCTATTGAAGTGGAAGCGATCGAGCAGTATAATACATTAGTAGAGGCTGCAGAGAATGCTGTGGCAATCGTGGAAGCTGCGGAGGCTATTGAAGTGGAAGCGAACGAGCAGTATAATGCATTAGTGGAAGCTGAGGAAAATGCGGTGGCAACGGTAGAAGCCGCGGAAACTGTAGAAGAGGAAGTAGTGCATCAGCCCGAAACGGAAGCCTACCACACCCCTGCCGCCTCCGACTTCGATCCATCTATTAGAAATGCAGCAACTGAAGAACCAAGCGAAAACATTGGAGATAAAGAATCCAATCCGTCTGTTCACAATGCTACCACCGGAGATCCAGGTGAAAGCGTTGGAGATACGGATACTGCTTCATCTATCTACAATACCACCATCGACGAACCCGGAGAAACCATTGAAGATACGAGCAACACCGAAGCTTTGATGGAAGCAGCGGCCGCCGATCAGTTTGATACGATCGTAGCCGCAGACGAAACCGGGCCAGCAACGATCGAAGCACCTCAGGAACTGCCGGAAACAGCGATCTACAACACCACGATCGATCAGCCGGGCGAAACCATCGAGGATACGAGCAATACGGAAGCTTTGATGGAAGAAGCAGCTGCAGCACAATTCAGCACCATCGTAGCCGCGGACGAAACGACTCCAGCCACAGCGCAGGCGCCCCAGGAATTGCCGGAAACAGCGATCTACAACACCACGATCGATCAGCCGGGCGAAACCATTGAAGATACGAGCAATACGGAAGCTTTGATGGAAGAAGCGGCCGCTGCGCAGTTCAACACCATCGTAGCTGCCGACGAGCCGGAAAACGACGATGCGGCGCCAATCAAGATCTTCCCGCTGGAAATGCCGGCCGTGGAAGAACAGGTGCTCACCTTCCAGCCGCTGTACACCGACGATTATTTTGCTTACAAACGCATAAAGGAACCGGAAAAAGCAGATATTATCAGTGAAAAAGGAGAAGCAGAAATGAAAAGCTTTACGGACTGGCTGCGCGAGATGAAGGAAAACTTCTCTGGCAAGTCACACAAAGACTGGTATCACCAGCAGATGCACCGCCTGTACGAAGACGAAGAACCGGAAGTATCGGAAGCAGTAGAAAAGATGGCGATCGAGTCGATAACCTTCAATAACGATATCGTTTCAGAGACGCTGGCGGAGATTTGGGTGCGCCAACATCAGTACGCTAAAGCGATTTTAATTTACCAAAAATTAAGTTTGCTTAATCCCGGTAAAAGCGCTTATTTTGCGCAAAAGATCAAAGACTTACAATTACAAACAGACAACAATAAATAGCAACTAACATGTTAATTATCTTTGGTATATTGATCGTACTGGCCTGTGTGCTGTTAGGTTTCTTCGTACTGATCCAAAACCCTAAAGGCGGTGGCCTGTCAGGTTCTTTTGGCGGTTTCGGCAACCAGGTGATAGGTGTACGGCAGACTACCGACGTTCTCGAAAAAGGTACCTGGGTACTGGCAGCGATCATTGCCGTAATGTGCCTGACTTCCTCCCTGTTTATCGGTGGCAGCTCCGTTCAAGGTAAAGATCCGATCATCCAGGGTGCAGCGCCTGCACAGCAGCAAACAGCGCCAGCTCCGTTCCAGCAGACGCCTCCTGCGCAACCAGCGCCTGCGGCTCCTGCCCAATAATTAAAAGAAGTTTTTCTTATATGGAAATAAAAGACCTCGCCGTTAAGTGCGAGGTTTTTTTGCGTAGCAACACCCCGGTTTATGGCAAAGAAGCAAAGTAAAAAACAACGTTCCCCCTGGATCAGAAGGTCCATCATCATCGCGGCCTGCCTGCTGGCGGGTATAGCTGTATTTTTCGGTTACCGCCTGTTTGGCCCAAATACCAAAGCCTTCAGCGACGATAAATACTTTTACGTTCGCACAGGCAGCACTTATAGCGATGTACTTTCCGGACTGGAGGAACAAGGCATTATCCGCAGCCGCCAGGGGTTCGACTGGGTGGCACGTGGCATGGATTACCCTTCGCGTGTGAAGCCTGGCCGTTACAAAGTACACCGGGGCATGAGCAACTTTGAACTGGCACGTATGCTGCGCGCCGGCAGGCAGGCACCGGTAAAACTGGTCATCCGTAAGCTGCGCACACAAAACGACTTCGTTCGCCTGGTCGCCAGGAACCTGGAGGCTGACTCCACCGCCCTGCGCGCGTTGCTGAACGACGATGTATACCTGCGTCAGTACAATCTTACTCCGACCACCGCCATGGCCGCCGTGATGCCAGACACCTACGAGTTTTACTGGAATACCTCCGCCAGCAAAGTGTTCGACAAACTGGCTACTGAATATAAAACATTCTGGACGCCTTCCCGGAAGGAAAAGGCTGCCAGCTTCGACCTCAGCCCGGTAGATGTAACGATACTCGCATCTATCGTAGATGAAGAAACGAATGCCACCGACGAAAAGCCTACCATCGCCAGCGTATACTACAACCGCTTGCGCAAAGGCATGCTGTTACAGGCCGATCCTACGGTTAAATTTGCTTTGCAGGACTTTACCCTTCGCCGCATTCGCATCGTGCATACGCAGCACGATTCACCTTATAACACGTACAAATACAAAGGCCTCCCTCCCGGCCCCATCTGCACGCCCTCCGAAAAATCGCTGGATGCGGTGTTAAATATGCAGAACACCAATTACCTGTATTTCTGCGCACGGCTCGACAAACCAGGCTACCATGCCTTCGCTGCCACCTATTCTGAGCATTTACTCAATGCTAAGAAATATCAAAGAAGGATGGACGAGTTAGGATTGTAAGGGTAATCCGCTATTTTTGCCCGTATGGCTAATCTAAAAACGCGTCTTTTAGAGTGGAAACCCGTTACATCGGTTATTCAACGCAGTAAAACACTGGTATTGCCCGGCTTCGAGGGCACACCTTTGTACGATGTGATCGTTTTCTTCCTGAAAGAAGTGCGCGACAGAAGCCTTACCGACCGGGCACAGTCGATCTCGTTCAGCTTCCTGCTGGCCCTCCCGCCCTTCCTAATCTTCCTGTTTTCGCTGGTACCGTTCATCTTCCTGCGATTCCCGGTAGTGTCGGTTACGAGCATCGAATCTACCTTGTATGACCTGGCCCGAAGCGTAACGCCTGATTACCAGAGTTATATGATCGTGCACGACCTGATTTACGACTTCCTGTACACACAACGTACCGGGTTGCTGTCCATCGCGTTCCTATTTGGTTTCTATACTTCCTCCAACGGCATTATGGGCATTATGCGCTCGTTCGACAAGGATTTGCCCGGATTTAAGAAGCGTAAGTGGTGGCAGGCAAGGCTGACGGCCATTAAACTGACGTCTTTACTGGTACTTTTGTTACTGATTACCCTGGTATTGATCATCACCCAGGGTAAACTGATGAATTTCATCCTGCAATTCATCGGTATACGCGACTCTTTCACCCGCTTCCTGATTGATGCGGCGCGCTGGTTACTGATCGTGCTGTTATTCTTCTCGATGATCGCGATGATTTACCGTTTTGCCCCCTCTACTACTAAAAGGTGGAAGTTTGTGACGGCGGGGGCCACCTTCTCAACGATCGTGATGATCCTGCTTACTTTGGCCTTCTCTTTCTTCGTGACCAACTTCGGCCGGTACAACCAGATTTATGGGTCAATTGGCACAATTCTGGTAATTATGATATGGATGTACCTGAACTCCTTTATTCTATTGATTGGTTTTGAACTCAATACAAGCATCAGGACAATTAAAGAAATCGCCAACGAACGCAAGGAAGAGAAGGAGGAGAAAATCCAGGGATTATCCTGATAAAATACCATGCCCATCAGTTGTTCCAAATCACGATTTAATTCCTTATTTTCATGTACACGCTATAAACTGTACACTATGAAAAAGCTCACTGTCATCCTCATGCTGCTGGCTGTCGCAGCACTGGCGTTCCGCCTGCCCGACACGCTGGAGATAGGTGCCCCGCTACCCAAGGGCGACCTGAAAATGAAAGATATCAGCGGCAAGGAAATTTCCCTGAACGAAGCAAAAGGTACGAATGGTCTGCTGGTGATGTTCACCTGCAATACCTGCCCGTATGTAAAGCGCAATCAGGAACGTACGCAGGCCATCTGCGCCTATGCGCAGAAACATAATATCGGTGTTATACTGATCAACTCTAACGAAGCACAACGCACGTCCGGCGACTCCTTCGATGCCATGAAGGATTATGCCGGCAAACAGCAGTATAAATGGTATTATGTGGTGGACAAAAACTCCGAGATCGCCGATGCTTTTGCGGCCGACCGCACGCCTGAATGTTACCTGTTCGGCAAAAACAGCCAGCTGGCCTACAAAGGTGCGATCGACGATCACCCGGGCAATCCTGCCGAAGTAAAGGACCAATACCTTAAACAGGCTATTGATGCGATGCTCGCAGGTAAGCCGATCGCTAACAATAACACCGCCTCTGTGGGGTGTGCGATTAAAAGGAAGATGTAAGCGAAAAAGGATTACTTAAATAAACAGAGGCTGCTCGTAGTGACGAGACAGCCTCTGTTTATTTAAGTTACTGCCCCACCAGGAACACCGCATTACTGAACAACAGTTTCCCATTCTCCCAAAAACTCCGGAACAACGGATCATCACTCATGAATACCAGTTGCCCGCGGCCCAGGTCTTTTGCGCCGAAGAGCAGGCCGTCTTTTAACTTTGCTTTGGTGGATGCGCCGACGAAACCACTCAGGTAATTGTCTTTACGGATCACGCCCACATTCCAGCCGCCATCGGTGATGAAATCATAAACGTGATCGTTTTGTTTGAGCGTATAGTAGAAGTCGGGGTAGCCAAATGCCAGCGGGTGTGTTTTATCCATTTCCACCTTGTAGATTGCGCCGGGAATGAATTGTCGCACCATATCGCGCTCGCGGTCCTGGTAACGGCGGAGCGGCTCATAGATGTTTTTCTTGGTTTCCTCTTCTTTCTTGTCGTCTTCTTTCTTTAGTTTGATGCCCCATTCTGCCGCGGCGATCTGCGCTACTGCCCCTTCCAGGGCTACGATCTTTCCGCCCCCGCTCACCCAATTACGCAGGCGGTCGGCTGCTTCCTTGTTGGCGAATAAGGAGTAATAGCCATCTGGCATGATCAGTACATCAATGTCTTTCAGGTCTGCTACGTTAAAGTCTTCGGTACCGATTACCGCTACCGGGTAGTCGATTTGTTGTTCGAAGAAGTGCCATATCTCTCCCATTCCCAGTGAAGATACTTCGTTACCCGCCAGCAGCGCGACGTTCGGCTTACGGATGTAACGCATCTTGCCTGAGCCAAGGTCCGCTCCTTTTTCTACGAAACCTGTCGGCACCTTGTCCAGTACAACCTTGTGTGTAGCGGCCAGTTTACTCACCGTATTATCGAACACACTGCTCCACTCCGCATTATCTGCGCGGGACACCACCAGCGTGCCGGGTGGATACACCTTACTACCCACGGTGAACGCTTCTTCCGCATACCGCACCTTTAGTCCTTTTTGCAGCAGGGCGGCGAGGAACTTCACGTCCGCCACACTGTTCCAGGCACCAAGGTACGCGTATACGGCGCCTGCGGGTGCTGTAGTGGTAGCTGCTGCGGGCGGCGTCTGGGATGTGGGTGATAAAGATTGTTTTACCCCATAGGCGGTAAGGCCGTAAGCATAAGGCAGCGCCCAGGCCGTAATATCATATGTAACGGAATCGCTTAAACGGGATTCCGGTTCGAAGAGTACCTTAATGAAGTTGCCGCGGGGTTGTGCCGCATTGATCACCAGGTCGTTGGCTTCGATGTTGAAGTCGGCCGTTTTACCGGTGAAGTAGTTGAAGCCACTGGCCTTCGCTGTACCCGCGCCATACCCGAAACGTATATCATTGCGACGCAACATCTCCGCCAACGACGCCAGCTTTTCAGGATTACCGCCGCTTTTTACGACATAAGCACGGTAGTCACCCGCGGGACGGGTACGCGCATCGGTAAAGTAACGCTGGTATTCCTGCAATAGTTTCTTTGCGTTGCCGGCGGTTACCTCGATGGTCGACATACCTGTTGTATAGTGATGCGCGATACGGTCTGCCAGCGTAAGCGTATCGCCCGTTTCGGTCAGCACCGCCAAGCCGGCACGGCCGCTTCCGCCCTGTTCGTACGTCATTCCGATCGCTCCATTGTACATCGGGTACGTATCCCCATAACTCGGATAAAACAGGTCGAAACGCTCCTTTGTGAAATAGCGCCAGCCTTTATCATCAAAATACTTTGCATTGTTTTTACCGATCAGCACCTGGAACTCGCGCTGCCAGGGCGTTATGATCTCATGAAACGGCTCCGCCGCCGGGGCGAAGTAATAAGGCTCGTCTATGCCTTGTTCGTGGAAGTCTACATGTACCTGCGGCATCCATTGATTATATTTTACGGCGCGCTGCTGCGTTTCTACCTGCGTTTGCCAGGCCCAGTCACGGTTCAGGTCGAAGTAATAGTGATTCGGCCTGCCGCTTGGCCAGGGTTCGCGATGTTCGCGGGAAAAACGGTTGGCGTCGGGCTTCTTGTTAGCAGTAGCGCTATAAAAGTTTACATATCGATCGCGCCCGTCAGGATTGAGGCATGGATCGATGAGTACCACTGTGTGACGCAGCCATTCCTGCGACTGCGTATTACCGGGCCTTACCAGCTCGTACAGCGTTTGCATGGCAGCTTCTGTGGATACGGCCTCGTTGCCGTGCACGTTGTAGCTTAGCCATACAACTCCAGGCTGATCTACGCTCCCACTCCCGTTTTCGATGCCTGCCAGCTGCAGGTTGTTCGTCCTGATCTGCTCCAACCGCCCGGCATTCTCCGGCGAAGCCACGGCGGCCAGCAGCAGCGGTCGGCCTTCGTACGTTTGGCCGTACTGCTCCAGTTTTACCTGGGAGGATGTGGCTGCTACCTGTTTAAAATACTCCACCACCCGGTAATGCGGCGTAAACCGCGATCCTAACGGGTAACCGAGAAACTCCTTTGGCGAAGGCGGTGCCTGGGCAAAAACCTGGCTACCAGGGCAGGAAAGAAGGCAA
This genomic interval from Chitinophaga horti contains the following:
- the lptE gene encoding LPS assembly lipoprotein LptE, whose protein sequence is MARIFQLISGVCLIVLLGGCNVKYSLNGASIDNEATTVNVRFIENRAPQNNPTLSQRITDRLRTKILSQTRLKQTNESNASYEFKGNITGYSVSNAAVTQVDKPATARLTITVNITFVKRVGDKKGFTQSFSRSQDFNANQTLQEVESNLIESITPQLVDDIFNRAFANW
- the secG gene encoding preprotein translocase subunit SecG; amino-acid sequence: MLIIFGILIVLACVLLGFFVLIQNPKGGGLSGSFGGFGNQVIGVRQTTDVLEKGTWVLAAIIAVMCLTSSLFIGGSSVQGKDPIIQGAAPAQQQTAPAPFQQTPPAQPAPAAPAQ
- the mltG gene encoding endolytic transglycosylase MltG — translated: MAKKQSKKQRSPWIRRSIIIAACLLAGIAVFFGYRLFGPNTKAFSDDKYFYVRTGSTYSDVLSGLEEQGIIRSRQGFDWVARGMDYPSRVKPGRYKVHRGMSNFELARMLRAGRQAPVKLVIRKLRTQNDFVRLVARNLEADSTALRALLNDDVYLRQYNLTPTTAMAAVMPDTYEFYWNTSASKVFDKLATEYKTFWTPSRKEKAASFDLSPVDVTILASIVDEETNATDEKPTIASVYYNRLRKGMLLQADPTVKFALQDFTLRRIRIVHTQHDSPYNTYKYKGLPPGPICTPSEKSLDAVLNMQNTNYLYFCARLDKPGYHAFAATYSEHLLNAKKYQRRMDELGL
- a CDS encoding YihY/virulence factor BrkB family protein, whose amino-acid sequence is MANLKTRLLEWKPVTSVIQRSKTLVLPGFEGTPLYDVIVFFLKEVRDRSLTDRAQSISFSFLLALPPFLIFLFSLVPFIFLRFPVVSVTSIESTLYDLARSVTPDYQSYMIVHDLIYDFLYTQRTGLLSIAFLFGFYTSSNGIMGIMRSFDKDLPGFKKRKWWQARLTAIKLTSLLVLLLLITLVLIITQGKLMNFILQFIGIRDSFTRFLIDAARWLLIVLLFFSMIAMIYRFAPSTTKRWKFVTAGATFSTIVMILLTLAFSFFVTNFGRYNQIYGSIGTILVIMIWMYLNSFILLIGFELNTSIRTIKEIANERKEEKEEKIQGLS
- a CDS encoding thioredoxin family protein, which translates into the protein MKKLTVILMLLAVAALAFRLPDTLEIGAPLPKGDLKMKDISGKEISLNEAKGTNGLLVMFTCNTCPYVKRNQERTQAICAYAQKHNIGVILINSNEAQRTSGDSFDAMKDYAGKQQYKWYYVVDKNSEIADAFAADRTPECYLFGKNSQLAYKGAIDDHPGNPAEVKDQYLKQAIDAMLAGKPIANNNTASVGCAIKRKM
- a CDS encoding M14 metallopeptidase family protein is translated as MLRLRSILALICLLSCPGSQVFAQAPPSPKEFLGYPLGSRFTPHYRVVEYFKQVAATSSQVKLEQYGQTYEGRPLLLAAVASPENAGRLEQIRTNNLQLAGIENGSGSVDQPGVVWLSYNVHGNEAVSTEAAMQTLYELVRPGNTQSQEWLRHTVVLIDPCLNPDGRDRYVNFYSATANKKPDANRFSREHREPWPSGRPNHYYFDLNRDWAWQTQVETQQRAVKYNQWMPQVHVDFHEQGIDEPYYFAPAAEPFHEIITPWQREFQVLIGKNNAKYFDDKGWRYFTKERFDLFYPSYGDTYPMYNGAIGMTYEQGGSGRAGLAVLTETGDTLTLADRIAHHYTTGMSTIEVTAGNAKKLLQEYQRYFTDARTRPAGDYRAYVVKSGGNPEKLASLAEMLRRNDIRFGYGAGTAKASGFNYFTGKTADFNIEANDLVINAAQPRGNFIKVLFEPESRLSDSVTYDITAWALPYAYGLTAYGVKQSLSPTSQTPPAAATTTAPAGAVYAYLGAWNSVADVKFLAALLQKGLKVRYAEEAFTVGSKVYPPGTLVVSRADNAEWSSVFDNTVSKLAATHKVVLDKVPTGFVEKGADLGSGKMRYIRKPNVALLAGNEVSSLGMGEIWHFFEQQIDYPVAVIGTEDFNVADLKDIDVLIMPDGYYSLFANKEAADRLRNWVSGGGKIVALEGAVAQIAAAEWGIKLKKEDDKKEEETKKNIYEPLRRYQDRERDMVRQFIPGAIYKVEMDKTHPLAFGYPDFYYTLKQNDHVYDFITDGGWNVGVIRKDNYLSGFVGASTKAKLKDGLLFGAKDLGRGQLVFMSDDPLFRSFWENGKLLFSNAVFLVGQ